Within the Deltaproteobacteria bacterium genome, the region GGCAGCATTTTATTTTTAAGGCTAGACACCATGGCTAACAAAACCCCCAAGTCAATCGCGGGTTCTTCTAGCGAAAGCCCGCCTACCACGTTAATAAAAATGTCTTGATTGGCAAGCACGAATCCGCAAACTTTTTCTAACACCGCGGCCAGCAATGCCACGCGGCTTGAATCCACCCCCACCGTCACACGGCGGGGCGTCGCCAAATGACTTGGCACCACCAAGGCTTGCAATTCCGCCAAAATAGGGCGGGTGCCTTCTAAAGAAGATACGACTACAGAACCAGGGCGCGATTGTTCTTTGTGCGATAAAAAGAAAGAAGAAGGATTTTCAATTTCCAGCAAGCCCTGTTCGCCCATTTCAAAAACCCCAACCTCGTGAGTTGCGCCATAACGATTTTTAAACGTGCGCAGCAAACGATAGGGTTGCCCCCGATCGCCTTCGAAATAAAGTACGGTGTCTACCAAGTGTTCTAAAATCTTGGGGCCAGCGAGCGACCCTTCTTTGGTAATGTGCCCAACCAGCCAAGTGACTAAACCTTTCGACTTGGTGAAATAGAGGAGCTTGCCTGCACATTCCCTCACTTGACTCACCGAGCCAGGGGCTGAACCTAAATCGGGCAAGTAGACAGTTTGAATGGAATCAACGACCAAAAAATCAGGCTCGTATTGGGCAACCGTTTGCAACGCGACCTCCAAATTATTTTCAGAAAGCACCGTGATGTTTTGATTTTGAATGCCTAAACGTTCAGCACGTAACCGAATTTGCGCTAAAGATTCTTCACCCGTGAGATAAAAAGTTTTTTTGCCTGCTTGAGTGAGTTGGTTTTGAATTTGTAAAACCAAAGTTGATTTTCCAATGCCAGGGTCGCCGCCTAGTAAAGTGGTGCTACCTGTTACGAGCCCACCGCCTAACAGGCGGTCTAATTCGTGAATACCCGTGA harbors:
- the radA gene encoding DNA repair protein RadA; amino-acid sequence: MSKKSSLFACQQCGYQTPKWLGKCPECQQWNTLVEERMERSDNQAASFYTLNSKPLPLTQIEMDSNSRIITGIHELDRLLGGGLVTGSTTLLGGDPGIGKSTLVLQIQNQLTQAGKKTFYLTGEESLAQIRLRAERLGIQNQNITVLSENNLEVALQTVAQYEPDFLVVDSIQTVYLPDLGSAPGSVSQVRECAGKLLYFTKSKGLVTWLVGHITKEGSLAGPKILEHLVDTVLYFEGDRGQPYRLLRTFKNRYGATHEVGVFEMGEQGLLEIENPSSFFLSHKEQSRPGSVVVSSLEGTRPILAELQALVVPSHLATPRRVTVGVDSSRVALLAAVLEKVCGFVLANQDIFINVVGGLSLEEPAIDLGVLLAMVSSLKNKMLPPSYLVLGEVGLTGEIRPVAGALFRILEGKKLGYKNILLPKKSAQDLKAVQGNKDLSGIEFYPVTTVHEALGFLK